The nucleotide window TGTGGTTGCGTCAGCCTTGCCTAGTTTTAGAGTAACAGCTTCAGCGTCAGTGTCCGCTCCAGCCATTTGTAGGATCACGATATCTTGTGTATGGGTAGTTTGCTCTATGCTTATGCTAGCTCCATTTTTGATATTAGATACGGTTAGATTTTTTTGTCCAGCTTGGTCTAAATTTAAATCCGTAACAACTAGGCTGTCAAATCCAGTGTAGTTATTCATATTAATGCCTACACTCTGATTACCGCTTACCGCACCACCTATCGCCTCAAATCCAGACACGTTTGTTAGTGCGTTGCCAGCCCAAGCGCTTAGGATTAGAGTGTCGTTACCTGCGCCGCCTACTAGCTTAGTGTTTGCAGTTGTTGCTGCTGACATCTCTACTCTGTCGTCTCCGCTACCAAATGTACCATTTACAGTAGCGCCTGCTTGCATTACAGTTACGCCGCCAGTGTTTGCGCTAGCGTCGATTTTAGCTACTTTTGCGTTAACTGCGTCGTTATATACTACCTTACCAGTACCTGTTACAGTTAGGTCACTCACACCTCCATTAGTTACTTCTCTTACAGTAGTGGTGTGCTTTGCGTCTGTGTTTGCATTTAGCGTTAGCTTTGTAAATGCGCTATTTAAACCTAGGGTTGAGTTTTCTGTGCCATTAGATGTGATAACGCCGGTTGTAGCCACTGATGTAGCTAGGGTAACAAGCTGAGCGCCATTGTTTGCAGTCTCTAGGTTTTCGATAGTTATGTTTTGTGTAGTGCCTGCGTTTTTACCAGCGATAGTGATAGTGCTAGCATTTGTGCCTGTTAAATTTTTTAGAGATATGCTCTCTACAGTTGCGGTATTGCCTGATGTTAAATTTAAAGCAGCAGCTAGGCTTACATCATCTAGACTTAGAGATTTGATCTCCGCTGAAGCTAGGCTAGTTACAGCTAAAGCGCCATCTGTTTTTACGCTTAGGCTATCGATTACCTTATCTGTCTCGTTTGTTTTGTTAATGCTTACAGTTGCAGTACCAGTAGCTACAAGTGACACATTTTTAGCTTTGTTTGCTGTTACTGAAGCTGTTGTACCAGCTATTTCAGAGATATTTTTAGCATTCTCTGAATCTATGGTTACTGCACCAAGTGTATTTACAGCTATATCTGTGTAGTCATCAACTGTGTCGTCTAGGTCTACATCAGCGTTAGCTATTGATTTTACGTTTAGTTTTTCTACATTGCTGATATTTAGGGCTCTTACAACAGCGTCATCTATATCTACACCAGCCACTGTGCCTACTAGGTTTAATGTATCTATACCAGCTCCACCGTCTACACTCTCGCCAGCTGTAAATGTAAGTGGATATAGCGCATCTTTATCCATAGCGCCGTTTACGTATCCTGTAAAAGTGTCATCTTTTGCAGTACCTACTAGGGCGTCATTTAGCTCAGTTGTGAAGTTAAAAGTCTCACCTTTACCAGCTGGAGAAGTGCTAGAAACCTCGTCTATCCAAGCTTTTGCAGCGGTGTCAGAACCATCTGTTGAGACAAGTGCAAGTGCCTTAGTGAAGTTTTGAAAATCGTAATTTTCAAACTTTTTATATTTTATTAAGTTTAAATTCTTAAAACCCCATATTATAGGGATTTTAAGTTATTTTTAGTATGTTAAATTTTGCTTAATTTTGTTTTAAGACCGTACACTAGCACTTTTTGCAAAATAAGATATTTATAAAAATTTTGTTATAATTTTCATCTTATTTACAACTTAAATAAGATGAATACTTATTTTTTAGAAAGAATACTATATGGATAGTTTTTATAAAGATTTAGAAGATAAATTTAGAGGAGAAAGAAATCAAATTAAAAATAGGCTTTATTTTTATAAAGATATTCTAGATGCCATAAAACAGCAAAATCATCAAGATGAAATTATAGCAATAGATATAGGTTGTGGTAGAGGGGAATGGCTTGAAATTTTAAAAGAGAATAAAATTAATGGCATGGGGTGTGATAACGATGAAAGAATGGTGCTAGAATGTAGCAAAAGGGGCCTTCAGGCAAAAAAGATAGATGCCATAGAATTTTTAAAGAGCATTAAAGACTCTAGTGTAGATATAGTAAGTGGATTTCATATAGCAGAACATTTTCAGTTTGATGTTTTAAAAGACTTTTTAAAACAAGCAAATAGAATATTAAAAAATGATGGTGTTTTGATATTGGAAACCCCTAATGCTGAAAATATAAGAGTAGCAACTTTAAATTTTTACATAGATCCAACACACCAAAAACCAATACCCCCTGTATTTTTGGAATATTTATATAAATTTAGTGGTTTTAATCATGTTTTTATGTTAAGAATAAATTCTAACTTATATTCTGATGATTTGTCACTTTTAAATAATGTTGGCGTAAAAGAAATATTATCCGGAGTAGGTCTTGATTATGCTATGATTGGAATAAAACAAGGGTCTTCCCATATTATTTCACTATTTAGTAAGAAATATAGACAAGGTCCTAGTTTTGAACAATTGGTTGATATGTTTGATTCTGAATATTTAAATACTAAAAATAAACTTATAGACGCACAAGAAAGATTGCAACAAGCAGAAATAAAAATAGAACATATAGAATTTTTTATATCAAAACTTAAAAAATTATTCGCTATACCTATTAAAATTTTAAAAGCTTTAATAAAAATAAGATGCTATTTGCTTAATAAAATTTTATATTTTTCCAAGCAAAATATAAAATTTATTGAAGATTTGGCAAACAAAAATCCAAAAATTAAAAAAATATTAAAAACTACTTTAAATAAATTTCCATCAGTAAGAGCTAAAATATTTAAATTTAAAAGTTCACTTCAAACAAGAAATGATATATATATATCAAAAAATAGTGGATTTATGAAAACAATTTTTAAACAAAAACACTCAGAAGAATATAATGAAAATTTAAAATTTAAAGAATTAAAATATTTAAAAAAATTTAATGAAATTTATGTAATTGGTAGCATAAGTGGGCATTACAGTTTGGCTGCGATAAATAGAAATATAGTATTTAATATAATGGATAAGATAGAAACATCAATAGTTGTCTATCACGAAAAGTATTTTGATCCTATTGAGCCAATATCTCTTTTGGAAAATGAGTTTAATACTTTAAAAAAAATAAATATCACAAGCGATCAAAACATAATAGATAACAAAAATAGAATTGGGCTTTACCATCACTATCCCGTGATAGATAAAACAAAGGAAATTTATGGTTATTCTATAGCTGTATTTTTTTGGGAAGAGTCTAGAATTCCGCAAGACACAATTAATATACTTAATACAAAATATAATGGTGTCGTAGTATCTACTTGGTTTATTAAAAAAATACTCATAGACAATGGCTGTATAAAACCAATAAAAGTAGCAAATATACCATTAAAAGAATTACCAAGCATCGGCAAAGAAAAAGTTGATACAGAAAAAAATGAAATAAGACTTTTGCATATATCATCAGCTCTTCCAAGAAAAGGAGTAGATATACTTCTGCGAGCCTTTAATAAAATTTGTAAAATATCGGATAAAAATTTTACCTTAACCATAAAGACGTTTCCGAATCCACATAATACAACGTCTGAACAAGTTGAAATTTTAATAGATAAAAAATTTCAAAATAGGATTAATATTATTTTTGATGAAAATCTTACCGCATTAGATATAGCTAATTTGTATAAAAACGCAGATATAGTCGTTCTTCCAACTCGTGGGGAAGGGCTTAATATGCCAGCAATAGAAGCTGCCCATTATAAAAAACCAGTGGTTACCACAAACTATAGTGGTCAATGTGAATTTATGGAAGAACCAACAGAATTTATTGATTATAAATTTGAAAAAGCAATTACCCACTTTTTTATGCCAGGATCTGTCTGGGCAGAACCTAGTGTTGATGATTTAGTAGAAAAAATACTAAAAATATCAAATAGATTAAATGATTCAGATCTAAATATTCAACTAGAAAAATTGCAACATTTAGTTGATGAGCAAATGTTTGGCAAAAAATGTGTTGATAATTTTATATCTAGCCTTTCTTTATTGAAAGAATTTAACCAAAAAATAGAAACACCAAAAATAGCCATAATATCTACATATAACACAAAATGTGGAATAGCTGAATATTCAAAGTATATGCAAGAATCCTTATTAAACAATGGCTGCAATGTAAATATATATTCATGGGATGATATTTCTTACAAAAACTACATAAACAAAGATAACCTTTTTGGAAATTTAGACATAAATGAAAATATAGTATGGCTACAATACCACTTTAGCTTTTATGATATAAACAAGAGACTAAAAAATGACATTAAACTTTTAAAAGATAATGACAAAATAATAGTCATCACTCTACACTCTGTTAGACAAATACTAAATCATAAAAAAGATGAACAATTAAATTGGTCTGAAACACTAAATGAATTCGATAGGGTTTTTGTGCATAACATAAACGATTTAAATGCCTTAAAAGCTATAGGAATTATAGATAACGCAGTATTAATACCTCATGCCAGCCAAGGAGATATTAGCAAAAATAATCAAAATTTATCAAAATTAAAAATAGGGTTTTTTGGATTACTTCTACCACATAAAAATTTACAAGAACTAATAAAGGCATTTTCAAAATTTTTAAAGAATCAGCAAGCAGAGCTACATTTAATAGCAAGTATAGTGAATGAGGATTCTAGGCGTGAATTTTTAGAATGCTCAAAATTGATTAAAAAACTACACATTGAAAATCATATTACTTGGAATACAGATTTTTTGCCCCTTAATCAGGTAAATAATATATTAACACAATGCGATGTTATAATTATGCCATACTTGCAAAGTGAAGAGGGGGCTAGTGGAGCAGCAAGAATAGCTTTAAGCTGTTGCAAAAATTTAATAGTTTCTCCTTCTGAAATCTTCGACGAATTAAGAGAAGTTAGCATATCCACCCTTGGATACGATAGTGAAGATATACTGTTTTCACTAAAAAATTATATTAATAACCCAATAGATAAAAATAGATTGGAGGCTAGAAAAAAATGGCTACAAGAGCATGACTGGAAAAATATATCCAAACGATATCTAAGCATATTTCAATCTATCTTAATGGATAAAAAATTTATGAGTTATATAAAGGAAAAAGAATGAAAAAAGCATTAATAACTGGTGTTAGCGGACAAGATGGAGCATATTTAGCAAAATATCTATTGTCTTTAGGATACGAGGTATATGGAGGATACAGGAGATCTTCTAGTGTAAATTTTTGGAGATTGAGTTATCTAAATATTTTAGATGATCCTAAATTTAAACTAATCGAATTTGAACTTACGGACCCTTTTAATATTTTAAATGCTATTAAGGACATAAGACCAAGTGAAATATATAATTTAGCAGCGCAAAGTTTTGTTGGAGTTAGTTTCACCGAACCATTTCATACTTTAAATGCAACTGCTGCAGGAGTATTGAATATTTTAGAAGCTATAAAAACAATAAATAAAGAAATCAAATTCTATCAAGCTAGCACATCAGAAATGTTTGGTATGGTGCAAGCTATACCACAAAATGAAGTAACACCTTTTTATCCAAGATCACCATATGGCGTAGCAAAATTATATGCGCATTTTATAAGCATAAACTATCGCGAGAGTTACGACATATTTGCTACTAGCGGTATACTTTTTAATCATGAAAGCCCTCTACGAGGATTAGAGTTTGTAACTAGAAAAATAACTAATGCTGTGGCAAAAATTTATTTAAACAAAGCAGATAAATTAGTTTTAGGAAATTTAGATGCAAAAAGAGATTGGGGCTATGCTGCCGAATATGTTGTCGGTATGCATGCTATGTTACAAGCTGAAAAAGCAGATACATTTGTTTTAGCCACAAATACAACAACAACAGTAAGAGATTTTGTTAAATTTGCATTTGAAGCAATTGATACTCCGATAGAATTTATTGGGGAAGGAATTAATGAGACAGGAGTGGATAGGTATGGCAAGGTGCTGGTTGAAATTAATAAATCACTATTTAGGCCTGCAGAAGTAGATTTGCTAATAGGTGACGCTAGCAAGGCTAAAAAACAACTTGGTTGGGAAGCCAAAACAGATGCAAGAAGTCTTTGCGAAATGATGGTAAAGGATGATATAAACAAAATTAAGCAAAATTTAACATACTAAAAATAACTTAAAATCCCTATAATATGGGGTTTTAAGAATTTAAACTTAATAAA belongs to Campylobacter sp. 19-13652 and includes:
- a CDS encoding glycosyltransferase, giving the protein MDSFYKDLEDKFRGERNQIKNRLYFYKDILDAIKQQNHQDEIIAIDIGCGRGEWLEILKENKINGMGCDNDERMVLECSKRGLQAKKIDAIEFLKSIKDSSVDIVSGFHIAEHFQFDVLKDFLKQANRILKNDGVLILETPNAENIRVATLNFYIDPTHQKPIPPVFLEYLYKFSGFNHVFMLRINSNLYSDDLSLLNNVGVKEILSGVGLDYAMIGIKQGSSHIISLFSKKYRQGPSFEQLVDMFDSEYLNTKNKLIDAQERLQQAEIKIEHIEFFISKLKKLFAIPIKILKALIKIRCYLLNKILYFSKQNIKFIEDLANKNPKIKKILKTTLNKFPSVRAKIFKFKSSLQTRNDIYISKNSGFMKTIFKQKHSEEYNENLKFKELKYLKKFNEIYVIGSISGHYSLAAINRNIVFNIMDKIETSIVVYHEKYFDPIEPISLLENEFNTLKKINITSDQNIIDNKNRIGLYHHYPVIDKTKEIYGYSIAVFFWEESRIPQDTINILNTKYNGVVVSTWFIKKILIDNGCIKPIKVANIPLKELPSIGKEKVDTEKNEIRLLHISSALPRKGVDILLRAFNKICKISDKNFTLTIKTFPNPHNTTSEQVEILIDKKFQNRINIIFDENLTALDIANLYKNADIVVLPTRGEGLNMPAIEAAHYKKPVVTTNYSGQCEFMEEPTEFIDYKFEKAITHFFMPGSVWAEPSVDDLVEKILKISNRLNDSDLNIQLEKLQHLVDEQMFGKKCVDNFISSLSLLKEFNQKIETPKIAIISTYNTKCGIAEYSKYMQESLLNNGCNVNIYSWDDISYKNYINKDNLFGNLDINENIVWLQYHFSFYDINKRLKNDIKLLKDNDKIIVITLHSVRQILNHKKDEQLNWSETLNEFDRVFVHNINDLNALKAIGIIDNAVLIPHASQGDISKNNQNLSKLKIGFFGLLLPHKNLQELIKAFSKFLKNQQAELHLIASIVNEDSRREFLECSKLIKKLHIENHITWNTDFLPLNQVNNILTQCDVIIMPYLQSEEGASGAARIALSCCKNLIVSPSEIFDELREVSISTLGYDSEDILFSLKNYINNPIDKNRLEARKKWLQEHDWKNISKRYLSIFQSILMDKKFMSYIKEKE
- the gmd gene encoding GDP-mannose 4,6-dehydratase codes for the protein MKKALITGVSGQDGAYLAKYLLSLGYEVYGGYRRSSSVNFWRLSYLNILDDPKFKLIEFELTDPFNILNAIKDIRPSEIYNLAAQSFVGVSFTEPFHTLNATAAGVLNILEAIKTINKEIKFYQASTSEMFGMVQAIPQNEVTPFYPRSPYGVAKLYAHFISINYRESYDIFATSGILFNHESPLRGLEFVTRKITNAVAKIYLNKADKLVLGNLDAKRDWGYAAEYVVGMHAMLQAEKADTFVLATNTTTTVRDFVKFAFEAIDTPIEFIGEGINETGVDRYGKVLVEINKSLFRPAEVDLLIGDASKAKKQLGWEAKTDARSLCEMMVKDDINKIKQNLTY